The Halomonas binhaiensis nucleotide sequence GTAGAGCACTCCGGTATACCATCAGGGAAGTGCAGAACAGAGACACCAACACATGACCGACCAACCATCTACGGAACGCAGGCGGCGCAAGGGACTGGACAGCCCGACGCTCAGCGATGTGGCCAGAGAAGCCGGGGTCTCCTCGATCACCGTGTCACGGGCGCTCAACGATCCTGACAGCGTTCGTGCCAACACACGCAAGAAAATCGAAGCGGCCATCGACAAGGTCGGCTATGTGCGCAACATGGTGGCAGGAAGCCTGGCCTCGGCCAGTTCGCGTTTCATTCCCGTCATCGTGCCGTCACTCTCCAACGTGGTTTTCGTTGAGGTGATCCAGGGATTGCAGGCCACTTTTGAACAGCATGGTTACCAGATATTGTTGGGCAACACCGATTACAGCATGAAGCGAGAGGAAGAGCTGATCCGCACTTTCCTTGGCTGGTCGCCGACGGCCCTGGTCACTACCGGCCTGCGCCACCAGGAAAGCCTGAGCAACCTGCTCGCACGCTATCAGCGACCACTGGTAGAGATCATGGAACTGGGCGATGCCATCGACATGAACGTCGGCATGTCCCACTACCAGGCCGGGCACTGCATGGCCGATCACCTGGTATCCCGGGGCTATCGCCGCATTCTCTATGCTGGCACCCAGATGCAAGGCAACTATCGCACACGACAGCGGTATGAAGGCCATCGCGAGCGCCTGCTGCAAGCCGGGCTCGACGCCCCCTTGATGGAATGGCAGAGCCCAAGCCATTTCGAGCTCGGTGCCACAGCACTGGATGCCGCGCTAAGCGAATATCCCGATATCGAGGCTATCCACTTTACTGATGATGTCATGGCCTCCGGCGCCTTGCTCCACGCCACGAAAAAGGGCCTCAAGATACCCGAGGACATTGCCATTGCCGGCTTCACCGGCCTACCGTTCGGCCAGGCACTGAGCCCCCGCCTGACCACCGTTGTTTCCCCACGCGAAGCTATTGGCCGGCTTGCCGCCACCCAGATCATCACACGACTGCAAGGCCAACAACCGAAACAACGCAGCATCGACGTGGGTTTCGAACTGATTGTTGGAGAAAGCAGTTGAGATGATGCCGAGTTTCGCCTGCCATGCCAGGACTGGATTCGCCCATGGCCTGAATGATGAATGGCCGCTGCAATAGCGTGACGCATTCGATGGCACTTGCACTACTGAAGAGAAACTTCCCAAACCACGATGGGAAAGCTCTTGTTCGGATCACTCCCCATACCAGAACCATTAAGAGGCTTCTATGATTGGCCGACAAAACTCCTTTTACAACGAGATAACATCATGGAAGGCATGCTATTTCTCAAATCCATTGGTGCGCTTTTTGCCATCATGAACCCATTCATCGTATTGCCACTTTTTCTGTCAATGACAGACAAGATGGACATAAAAACCCAACGATCAACTGCCGTAAAAGTTGCCATTTCCAGCACAATACTATGCATAGTAATTGCTTTTTCCGGACAACGTATTCTAGAATTCTTTGGCATTGAAATTGATGATTTTCGTGTAGCAGGCGGCATTGTCCTGATGCTTATTTCGCTAGGAATGCTGAATGGAAACAATGCTCCATCGCACTGCGGATCTTCAGAGGAAGATGTTACCAAGGCAGTGGTGGATGATATTTCTTTTTATCCGCTGACATTCCCCATGACGATTGGTCCTGGGACCATTGCCACCATTATCGTATTTACTGGATTGGTACACGATACACGTGATGCGATAGCGCTAGGCGCGTCGCTGGCTATTGTGCTGGCAGCCATGGCCATCGTGCTGTGGTTTTCATCTGATATCGGCCGCCATATGTCCCAGAACCTACGCGTCATAATGACTCGCATAATGGGAATGATCCTTGCAGCAATATCGGTCGAGATGGTAGTAGAAGGGCTACAATCCCTATTCCCTGGCCTTATGGGCTAAACTTTCCCCTTCCATTCAGGTTATTCGGTCATGATCAATCGCATGGCTCAGACTACCCTAGGGGTTCTGTGATCAAGACCTGTGATTGAAGATGATCAGCGGGGTATCGAAGCGGCCATCGACACAAACGCTGGCATACCCCGCTCCCAGGTCGACCACTGCAAAGGCGTTCATGGATACCCTGAGAAGCTGTCGTCATTGCCGACTTCACCGACCTGCCATTCGGTCAGGCCCTCCCCCTCGCCTGACCACCCTGACCACCGTTGTTTCCACTCGCTAGGCCACAGGATGGTCTGTCGGTGCACAGGACCATCACACGCCAGGAAGATCAGCAATCGACACAACGCAGTATCGATGTGGGATTCGAATTGATTGCCAGAGAAAGTTGATTGCCGGAAAGAGTAGCTCCGCCGCCTCTCACCTCCCCCTCATCTCCCTTGCCTCTCATCTCCCTTGCCGATCAAACGAACACATCCAACACATATGAACAAAAGATGCCGGAATGAAATATTGTTCACCTACTGAACAAGGACAATATTTTTTATATAAAACAATGAAAACAATATTATATAGACTAATGTCTAGGCAATGGTCACGATCATTTCTTTGACTCAATAGGCCAAATCCACCATACATAGGCTCACACATTGAACATATGAACAATGGTGGATCATGAGTTCTCCTTACCTCCTGCATGCAGAAGGCATCCGCAAGTCTTTCTCTGGAGTCCCTGCCCTGATGGATGGCCGTCTGGCCCTGCGCCACGGTACCGTACACGCTTTATGCGGTGGTAATGGTGCCGGCAAGTCCACCCTGCTCAACACCTTGATGGGCATCCTTGAGCGCGATGCAGGCACGGTCAGGATGGATGGACATGAAGTCCACTTCAGCAGCCCTCACGATGCACTGAAAGCAGGCATTGCCATGATCAGCCAAGAGCTGGAGCCAGTTCCCGAGATGAGCGTGGCAGAGAACATCTATCTCGGCCGCGAACCTCGCACACGCCTCGGGCTGGTCGATCATCGCACCATGCATCGACAGGCACGCGAGTTACTCACCTCCCTGGAACTGGACCTGGTGCCTGAAGCCAAGCTGGGTAGCTTGAGCATCGCGGACATGCAAATGGTGGAAATCGCCCGCGCAATTTCCCAGGATGCCCGCGTCATCATCATGGATGAGCCGACTTCTGCCATTGGAGAACGGGAAACCGAACTGCTGTTTGCCGCCATCGAACGCCTGAAGCAGCGAGGAGCAGGCATCATCTATGTTTCCCACCGCATGAATGAGCTATATCGCATCGCTGACGACTACACCATCATGCGCGACGGCACCTTCATTGAATCCGGCGCCATGGCGGACATAGACCGCCATCGCCTGATCACCACTGTTCTGGGCAAGGAATTGGATGAAGAGTTTGCCAAGTTCAACCGCCCCAGCGACACCCCCCTTCTCGAAGTCGATGGATATGGGCGTGGCAATGTATTCCAGCAGGTATCTCTACAACTGAGGTCCGGGGAGATTCTCGGTATTTTCGGGTTGATGGGCTCCGGGCGCAGCGAGTTTCTCGACGCCCTGTTTGGTGCCACCCCTGCCGAACACGGCGAAGCGCGCCTGGAGGGAGTTCCATACCACCCGCGCCACCCAGGTGATGCCATGCGCGCAGGCTTTGCCTATGTCACCGAGGACCGCAAAGGCAGCGGCCTGGTGATGGATGCCAGCATCAAGCGCAATGTCACTCTGGCTTCCATTGCCGAAGTCGCACATTCCGGCCTGATCAATGAAACCCGGGAAAACCTCGCGACCCGTCCTTTCATCGACAGGCTGCAAATCAAGGCCAGCTCCATCGACATGCCGGTACGGCAGATGAGCGGAGGCAACCAGCAGAAGGTCGTGCTGGCCAAGTGGCTACAGACCAACCCGCGAATCCTCATGCTCGATGAACCTACTCGAGGTGTCGATGTAGGAGCCAAGCGCGAGATTTATGCCTTCATGTCGGAGTTTGCCCAGGATGATCGCGCCATTCTCATGACGTCATCGGAAATCCCGGAAGTATTGGGCATGAGCGACCGCGTGATCGTATTCCGCAAAGGCCATGTCAGCGGCGAATTATCTGGCGCAGAACTGACGCAGGAAAACCTGGTACGCCTGTCTTCCTGACGCTTACGGCAACTCACCTGCAAGCACTACACAACTTCTACAAAAACCCAAGAAACGGCGAGGAACCTTGCCATGTCACAGTCTTCATCCCTGACCTCCGCCCCGCCTTCCAAGGGCAAGCCAAATCATAGCCTGGCATCCTTCATGAGCAACTATGGCATCGTGATTGCCTTCGTCGTGCTGTGCCTGGTGCTGTCCGTGGTCTCGCCATATTTTCTTGGCGTCAACAATCTGCTCAATGTGCTGCGCCAGGTATCGATCAATGGCGTCCTGGCCATCGGCATGACCTTTGTCATTCTGACCCGAGGCATCGACCTGTCCGTCGGCTCCATGATGGCCTTTTCCGCCATGGTTGCCGCCAGTTTCGCCGGGGCCGGCGCCGACTATTCCCTGATCCTGCCTATTCTTCTCGGCCTGGGAGCCGGCTTGGTGCTGGGCAGCATCAATGGCGTGATGGTGGCACGCTTCGCCATTCCGCCGTTTGTCATGACATTGGGCATGCTAAGCATGGCGCGCGGACTCACTTACATCTACAACGACGGCATGCCGATCTCCAGCCTGTCATCACACTTCCTGTGGCTCGGCCAAGGCACCGTGGCTGGCATTCCCGTACCAGTCCTCCTGTTCGCGACGGTTTTCATCCTTGCCTGGTTCGTCCTGCGTTACACCACCTTTGGCCGCTACGTCTATGCCGTGGGCGGCAACCCCACTGCCTCTCGCCTGTCGGGGATCAACGTGCGCCGCATCACCTTCTCTGTCTACGCCATTTCCGGTGTCCTCTGCGGGCTGGCCGGCCTGATGATTGCTGCACGCACGTCCGCCGCCCTTCCCCAGGCAGGGGTGGCCTATGAGCTCGACGCCATTGCCGCTGTTGTGATTGGCGGCACCAGTCTGGCGGGAGGCAAGGGGCGCATCATTGGCACCCTGTTCGGCGTGCTGATCATCGGTGTCATCAACAACGGTCTCGATCTTCTCGGTGTGTCGTCCTTCTATCAGCAGCTGGTCAAGGGCGCCATCATCGTCATCGCCGTCATGCTCGACCGCTCGCGCATAGCAAATGCCTGATGCTCTGTATCTAAATCACATAGCGGAATCACGCAGCCGAATAAGCCGCTGCACGACACGCAGGCGATCCCCTGCAGCAATCGCAACGAACCGCAACGACGAACCACGATACGACAGCTCGCAAACGAGGTAGATCACAATGAACAAGCTTCTCGCAGGATTCGCCTTTTCCGCCCTCGCAGCCGCCACCTCAACCGCCGCCCTTGCCGCAGACCCCATTCGCATTGGAGCGGCAACCTACGGCCTTCAAGGTGAGTTCATGCAGTTGTGGAGCAACGCCCTGCAGGATCATCCGGCAGTCAAGAGCGGCGATGTCGAAATTACCGTGTTTGACGGCCGCTACGACGCGCTGGTGCAATCCGGCCAGTTCGACAGCATGATCACCCGCCAGTACGACGCCATTCTCTTCGTCCCCATCGATGCCAATGCTTGCGTCGGCCCTGTCATCCAGGCCACCACGGCAGGCATTCCCGTCATCGGCTCCAACACCCGCTGCAATACCGATCAACTTGCTGCCTTTGTCGGCTCCGATGACGTCCTGGCCGGCCAGATGGTGGCAGAGGAAGTCATCGACAAGGTGGGCGATACAGGAAAAGTCGTCGTCATCGAAGGGCCTATTGGACAGTCTGCACAAATTGATCGTGGCAAGGGCATCGACAATGTCCTCGCCGAACACCCCAATGTCGAAGTCCTGGAGCGGCGCACGGCCAACTGGTCCCGCGCAGAATCCTTGTCACTGATGGAAAACTGGCTGACGGCTCATCGTGGAGAAATCGATGGTGTCATTGCCCAGAACGATGAAATGGCCATCGGTGCCATTCAGGCCATTCAAGCCAGCGGCCTCTCCCTCGACGACATCAGCGTGGCTGGCGTGGATGGCATCACCGATGCACTGAAAGCCGTGCAACAAGGCCAGATGGCCACCATCCTGCAGGACGCTACTGCCCAGGCACAGGGAGCACTGGACGTTGCCTTGGCAAAATTGGGCAAGGCTGATGAACTGCCGCAATCCGATACCTGGACTCGATACCCCGACCTTGCCTGGAATGATGGTGAAAGCGATACCTACAACATTCCCTGGACAGTGGTAAGCAATGACAATGTCGAATCACTGCTCGCTCAGCGCCAGCAGTGACAGGCTGCCCATTCACAAGGTAACGAGGAGCCTTATCCATGTCCTTCCATTACAGCCTGTCACTCAACGGCAAGGTAGCGTTGGTTACCGGCGCCGCTGCCGGCATAGGCAAGGCCATTGCCGAAGCCTATCTCGACCAGGACGCAAAGGTCGTGTTGATAGATCGCAACCCTGATATTCAGGGCATTGCTACTCAGCTCTCCCACCAGGCAGGAAAGACTGGGAACGCTGTCGGCATCGTCTCCGACCTGACCGATAAGCAGAGCCTGGAAAGCGCTGTGCAGGAGGCTATTTCAGCATTTGGCAGGATCGATATTCTGGTCAACTCTGCAGGCGTCGTGGAGCTTGAACCAGCGGAAACCATGTCTGAAGCCAACTGGGACAAGACGTTGTCGATCAACCTCAAGAGCGTTTTCATGATGTGCCAGGCTGTCGGTCGCCATATGCTTGAACGCGGAACTGGACGCATCATCAACTTGGCTTCCCAAGCTGGTCTGGTTGCCCTGGACCAGCACCTGGCCTACTGCGCAAGCAAGGCTGGTGTCATTTCCCTGACTCAGGTACTGGCACTGGAATGGTCTCCTC carries:
- a CDS encoding LacI family DNA-binding transcriptional regulator encodes the protein MTDQPSTERRRRKGLDSPTLSDVAREAGVSSITVSRALNDPDSVRANTRKKIEAAIDKVGYVRNMVAGSLASASSRFIPVIVPSLSNVVFVEVIQGLQATFEQHGYQILLGNTDYSMKREEELIRTFLGWSPTALVTTGLRHQESLSNLLARYQRPLVEIMELGDAIDMNVGMSHYQAGHCMADHLVSRGYRRILYAGTQMQGNYRTRQRYEGHRERLLQAGLDAPLMEWQSPSHFELGATALDAALSEYPDIEAIHFTDDVMASGALLHATKKGLKIPEDIAIAGFTGLPFGQALSPRLTTVVSPREAIGRLAATQIITRLQGQQPKQRSIDVGFELIVGESS
- a CDS encoding sugar ABC transporter ATP-binding protein: MSSPYLLHAEGIRKSFSGVPALMDGRLALRHGTVHALCGGNGAGKSTLLNTLMGILERDAGTVRMDGHEVHFSSPHDALKAGIAMISQELEPVPEMSVAENIYLGREPRTRLGLVDHRTMHRQARELLTSLELDLVPEAKLGSLSIADMQMVEIARAISQDARVIIMDEPTSAIGERETELLFAAIERLKQRGAGIIYVSHRMNELYRIADDYTIMRDGTFIESGAMADIDRHRLITTVLGKELDEEFAKFNRPSDTPLLEVDGYGRGNVFQQVSLQLRSGEILGIFGLMGSGRSEFLDALFGATPAEHGEARLEGVPYHPRHPGDAMRAGFAYVTEDRKGSGLVMDASIKRNVTLASIAEVAHSGLINETRENLATRPFIDRLQIKASSIDMPVRQMSGGNQQKVVLAKWLQTNPRILMLDEPTRGVDVGAKREIYAFMSEFAQDDRAILMTSSEIPEVLGMSDRVIVFRKGHVSGELSGAELTQENLVRLSS
- a CDS encoding ABC transporter permease, encoding MSQSSSLTSAPPSKGKPNHSLASFMSNYGIVIAFVVLCLVLSVVSPYFLGVNNLLNVLRQVSINGVLAIGMTFVILTRGIDLSVGSMMAFSAMVAASFAGAGADYSLILPILLGLGAGLVLGSINGVMVARFAIPPFVMTLGMLSMARGLTYIYNDGMPISSLSSHFLWLGQGTVAGIPVPVLLFATVFILAWFVLRYTTFGRYVYAVGGNPTASRLSGINVRRITFSVYAISGVLCGLAGLMIAARTSAALPQAGVAYELDAIAAVVIGGTSLAGGKGRIIGTLFGVLIIGVINNGLDLLGVSSFYQQLVKGAIIVIAVMLDRSRIANA
- a CDS encoding substrate-binding domain-containing protein, with the protein product MNKLLAGFAFSALAAATSTAALAADPIRIGAATYGLQGEFMQLWSNALQDHPAVKSGDVEITVFDGRYDALVQSGQFDSMITRQYDAILFVPIDANACVGPVIQATTAGIPVIGSNTRCNTDQLAAFVGSDDVLAGQMVAEEVIDKVGDTGKVVVIEGPIGQSAQIDRGKGIDNVLAEHPNVEVLERRTANWSRAESLSLMENWLTAHRGEIDGVIAQNDEMAIGAIQAIQASGLSLDDISVAGVDGITDALKAVQQGQMATILQDATAQAQGALDVALAKLGKADELPQSDTWTRYPDLAWNDGESDTYNIPWTVVSNDNVESLLAQRQQ
- a CDS encoding SDR family oxidoreductase, encoding MSFHYSLSLNGKVALVTGAAAGIGKAIAEAYLDQDAKVVLIDRNPDIQGIATQLSHQAGKTGNAVGIVSDLTDKQSLESAVQEAISAFGRIDILVNSAGVVELEPAETMSEANWDKTLSINLKSVFMMCQAVGRHMLERGTGRIINLASQAGLVALDQHLAYCASKAGVISLTQVLALEWSPRGINVNAISPTVVLTELGRKAWAGDVGEAMKQRIPTRRFAEPEEIAMAALYLAGPGSGMISGENLVIDGGYTAQ
- a CDS encoding MarC family protein, encoding MEGMLFLKSIGALFAIMNPFIVLPLFLSMTDKMDIKTQRSTAVKVAISSTILCIVIAFSGQRILEFFGIEIDDFRVAGGIVLMLISLGMLNGNNAPSHCGSSEEDVTKAVVDDISFYPLTFPMTIGPGTIATIIVFTGLVHDTRDAIALGASLAIVLAAMAIVLWFSSDIGRHMSQNLRVIMTRIMGMILAAISVEMVVEGLQSLFPGLMG